One part of the Rutidosis leptorrhynchoides isolate AG116_Rl617_1_P2 chromosome 1, CSIRO_AGI_Rlap_v1, whole genome shotgun sequence genome encodes these proteins:
- the LOC139854333 gene encoding putative F-box protein At1g32420: MTITGGDELPVDIVYNILSRMPIKSLARFQCVSKVWCKYINDPYFEIIMHNAKRGAMKDDPTMLMMFELDRYPYAYASASASLTMLVTKQEEEKSGATSHEEVVITTKKNPRTPPYMEFVCKDWGCRYLVEGEIILGSCKGLIFSSQDHHPDNVDDGTTVLLVINPLKKVCYKLPPIKIWSCNTLAFEERESCGLGYDTSTNTYKMVCVVLRNQQNKIRSYHRHDDVVKEDLCTMVHDVVLGGTANSSSSSSSSSWQEIPAVPAYPISGEVVFANGCLHWLVSISLKYWPFDALRKVICFDMTKEEFGLIDPPYNTRIHRCTEHLVDLDGQVGVVYDDISMRHTSSIEVWLLNHKTKCWVLHCRLDKKPPLRLDKFIKVIGYWNKHAGDLLITDGCRKHLYIYCLKQGVLHEANFIYRGYSATTDIRL, encoded by the coding sequence ATGACAATTACAGGTGGTGATGAGTTGCCGGTTGACATCGTATACAACATCCTGTCTAGAATGCCTATAAAATCTTTGGCTCGTTTTCAATGTGTAAGCAAGGTATGGTGTAAGTATATTAACGATCCGTACTTTGAAATCATCATGCATAATGCCAAACGAGGAGCTATGAAAGATGATCCCACGATGCTCATGATGTTCGAGTTAGATCGATATCCGTATGCGTATGCTTCTGCATCTGCATCACTCACTATGTTGGTAactaaacaagaagaagaaaaatctGGTGCAACTAGTCATGAAGAGGTGGTGATCACAACAAAAAAGAATCCACGAACACCACCGTATATGGAGTTTGTCTGTAAAGACTGGGGTTGTAGATATTTAGTAGAAGGAGAAATAATTCTAGGTTCCTGCAAGGGTCTGATATTTTCATCACAAGATCACCACCCTGACAACGTTGATGATGGCACCACCGTTTTACTTGTGATCAATCCTTTAAAGAAAGTATGTTATAAGCTGCCACCCATTAAAATTTGGTCATGTAATACATTAGCGTTTGAAGAACGCGAGTCATGTGGGCTTGGTTATGATACTTCTACCAATACTTACAAAATGGTATGTGTTGTGCTTCGAAATCAACAAAATAAGATTAGGTCATATCATCGTCATGATGATGTGGTGAAGGAGGATTTATGCACCATGGTACATGATGTTGTATTGGGTGGCACCGctaactcatcatcatcatcatcatcatcatcatggcagGAGATACCTGCAGTTCCAGCGTATCCGATAAGTGGTGAAGTTGTATTTGCTAATGGATGTTTGCACTGGTTGGTTAGTATTTCACTTAAATATTGGCCGTTTGATGCTCTAAGGAAAGTAATATGTTTTGACATGACGAAAGAGGAATTTGGGTTGATAGATCCTCCTTATAATACACGTATTCATAGATGTACGGAGCATTTGGTTGATCTAGATGGTCAAGTTGGAGTTGTGTATGATGATATCAGCATGAGGCACACGTCCTCCATAGAGGTGTGGTTATTGAATCACAAAACAAAATGTTGGGTCCTCCATTGCCGGTTGGATAAAAAACCGCCTCTTCGTCTTGATAAGTTTATAAAGGTTATAGGATACTGGAACAAGCATGCAGGAGACTTATTAATAACAGATGGTTGTCGAAAACACTTGTACATTTACTGCTTAAAACAGGGCGTTTTGCATGAGGCCAACTTTATTTATCGGGGTTATTCAGCTACAACAGATATTCGACtgtaa